The proteins below are encoded in one region of Drosophila santomea strain STO CAGO 1482 chromosome 3R, Prin_Dsan_1.1, whole genome shotgun sequence:
- the LOC120452138 gene encoding uncharacterized protein LOC120452138 → MVNNQDNGLVIYGLVLSFPLRMALFAVYVYLENFLALMQLIQEVMILQNLFLCMVIKWVYLPWPANGAALSLRFRTLKVLEIFLTIWTMMIHATTQTLRIPCYGIMQLSRLFHISSQSRTWTIMMQSNKGAQR, encoded by the coding sequence ATGGTCAACAATCAGGACAATGGACTTGTGATCTACGGACTGGTGTTGAGCTTTCCTCTCAGAATGGCGCTGTTTGCGGTGTACGTTTACCTGGAGAATTTTCTGGCGCTGATGCAGTTGATCCAGGAAGTTATGATCCTTCAAAACCTATTCCTCTGCATGGTCATCAAATGGGTGTACCTACCGTGGCCAGCCAATGGAGCCGCTCTATCGCTGAGGTTTCGTACACTAAAAGTCCTCGAGATCTTCCTGACCATCTGGACCATGATGATACACGCGACCACCCAGACGTTGCGCATCCCGTGCTACGGCATCATGCAACTCAGCCGACTATTCCACATCAGCTCCCAAAGTCGCACCTGGACGATCATGATGCAGTCCAACAAAGGCGCCCAACGCTAA